gtataattccagtctctgacatcacttcaccatgtgcaataacccggtcataacaataataattagctactgagtagcattgtaaatactgtttattgtttattctatttttgtacatatcgatatttttattcttattttatttttattttattccctatcttattcttattaatctttattttcctgtaaataagagcactgcaacaaaagaatttcccgcaaggaattaataaagttattctgattctgattctgattctgtttcgtaattctaccactaggcaatgtgcgcatggtcaaagctgtgcgtagatttaggcacatttctaagttcaagtacatgttcataaatcccacactttgctcaggaatgatcgcacgcacgctttacgcacagatctgttcctaagaacgcttgataaatgagggccctggTTTGCACTGTAAACCGGTTGGTACACTTCCATGCAACACATGAATGGGGCATCTTCTCCGATCGCTCCACTCTGCCACATCCAAAATGGCGGTGACGTCAACGTACGATTCAGAGCTCAATGTGGCGTCCatccagagtggtgtaaaaagattatattattataatatatatattttatatatagagagagagagtctGTATTCTCTGTATGCTCTGCGTCGATCTATGTTTGaagtgcatgatgggaaatgtggtTTTGACTGAAACTGGCTTTCTCATTGGATATTGTCTGAACTTTGACTCGTCACGTGGTTTAAAAACTTCAGCAGGATGGCGCGGGAACTTGTCACACCACTACGCAACTAAACTCACCctttcaaagtgttttttttttaaaacttttttgtagttttgttttattcCGCGGCCTTTCACCGACATATACAAGTAAGTTGTGTTTCCACTTTTAGCCGCTTTGTGTTACTGCTGCTGTCTGTCCGCAGCACACCGAACCACACTAACAGCAAGCTTTAACCAGTCTAATTACCTTAACATGACTAGCGACAGAATGAATGACACGTGTGCTTTCCCTTTAAGCATACGCTTCCGAAATTGGGTGTTGCAACGAGCCTAACAGCTGTCTTGTGTTTATCTTGAGGAATGAGTGTGTTGGAGGTGAAGTTCATCGGGGATGGCGATGTTTTGGAGCACATCGTGGACAAACAGGAGGGTATGAACACTGCTTTTGCTCTTAAGTCCTAATGAACAAGCAGCTTTTGTGCCCGGTCTGTCTCACTGACCGCCTGCGTGTTCGTGTTGCACCTTCACCAGGCGTGCAGAGCAGTGGTGGGTCTGCTCAGAGGATGGTGACGTTTAAGAGCCCGGCTGGAAGGCGAGGATGCCGAGAGGAGGAACAACATGATGCGGATGAAAATGGGATTCTTGATGAGCAGAATTATATCCAGGCTTTAGGAACACACCATGCAGAAGGTGAGTGATGTTCAGGGCTAGTATTTTATTTAGAATCTGGAACACTGGTTCCCAGGGAGAGCTAGATAGATGGATAAGATACTTTTTTAAACCCCAAAAGTCATTGCAGTGGGCAGGAACGACCTCGTGCTCTTGACCTTATTGCATCAACGCTgaagatttatttaaattttattaACCTTTATTTATACAGGTAAAATCTCATTTACAAGAGACGCCTGTTCTGGATAGGCGGCAGCAAAACACAAAGTTACAGACTAACTGAACGTACAAGAGACCAAACAAAACACGAACAGAGGATAACTAATACAGGCTACCAaagtacaaaagaaaaaagaaatagttCCGTACATGTGCAGACCCCCACTGACTGTCTCACCAGCCTTCCTAAAAGTAATTTGAAGTCCCCTCGCGAAATAAAGCCGGGCAGCTTCAGCTTCTGCTGGAGCCTGTTCCAGGTTCCAGGCACAGCGTAGGAGGCCTGAGGGGATGGCAAACGTGATGTAGTCCAGGGACCGGAGGCTCCGATCAGTCTGTTTCCGTGCCATGTATGTGGACAAATAGGAGGGGAGTAGTCCGATGATGGATTTATAGACCAATAGATCCCAGTGGGTGGCTCTGCGCATGGAAAGTGAAGACCAGTCTGTGAGAGAGTACAATGTGCAGTATTGTGTGAGGGGTTTACAACCAGTTCTGAATCTCAAAGCTCCGTGATATGCAGCATCCAGTAGATGAGGAAACCTCAGGCACAGGACGCTGTGAATTGACTATGTTGTGTAGACGGTGTTTACTGTTCCTAATGTTGAGCGGCTTCTGCAACTTTCCTCTTTCCACAATCAGCTTCAGGGCCTCAGTCGTCCTCAGCACAGATTCAGTCTTCTTTATCAGTTCTGTTCCGATTCTGCAAATAACCAGAAAACCGCAGTAGGCTAAACACGGAGAAAAACTGATGCTGTGCGCAAGGATTTACTCTTGAGCCTCCCGGGTTTCCTTTATTTCCCATGTCACAGTGTTACACAGCATATTCCGTTTTAGTGGTGTCCACATGAACAAAGTAACCAGCTGTTCAAACGCAGATGAAATTCTACACGACTTTATTCATTGCTGTTTGCTGTCAGCAAAGATTTTCACTTTCATTCCCACCTTACTCCTGTGTTCATTAAAGCCAGGCAAAGCAAATGGACGAGTGCAACTATTGTTATTATAGCAGGCATGAATATACAAGAAACCGCCATGTAATGGCTCCTGCAATGTTCTTTCTCAAGATTTTCCAACAGCAGAAGTTGCCTTTGACCATTCCAgctctaaaacacaagttaaagGGATTGTCTGGTGGTGTCATTTAAAAACCAAAATGGAAAATAGCAAATCAGGTTCACACAGTCCAGCACCAGAGACCAGTGGTCACATATTACTGGCATTAGATTAAACAGCACCTTGAGAAATGCATGTCAggttttatttagaaaaataagTTATTTAGATTGAAAGTTTTTGATTATTTACCTTTTAACTTAATGAACCAATTCAAAGGATTCATTTCTTTAGGAACATTTGGTCGAGTtaaaatctggatttttttttttcaagatgaTATTGCAATGAAATATTTTTAGAAAGAAAATCTATGGTACTATGGTAAAATCTGTGATCATAATATGTAGATCCGTTACTTTGAACTACTACTTGAACCGCTGCATGAACTAGAACGGGACTGGTTCTCTGTCGGCTGAAATGGGAGTGGATTGAGTATGTATCATTACGGCTGGTCAGTGTACTTCCTGATATGGCCTGTATTAGCACAAGACCATTGCATTTTATCCTGCTAAGAATGCTGATCTTGTCACCACATGTAACTGCACCTCGGTCACATTGTTTTCTTGGATTTACAGAGGATGAGGATGGTTTGTCAAAAGTGGCCGGATCCTCCATTTTCACGTTCCAGAAAGTCAGACGCGGCCACAGCATGGCCCAGACTGGTGAGAGCCTctagccttttttttgttttgtttttgcatcaCCTAGCTTTACCAAACGcttgttgattttatttttctgcttCTGCACACAGCAAGTGATTTGGCCCGGACTCCTGGGAAAAGCGTGAGCTTCAGCGCAACCCCAAATGTTGAACCCTCCACTCCAAGTCGAACGGGACGCAGTCAGTGCACCTCACCCTCTCTTCCTTTTTAAGATTCCTTATCTCCTTTGTTCATTTTCAAAGGATTCGGttgttctctctttttctctgtctaGACCACAGAGGTGAAAGCAGGACCCCACAGAAGGTAAGAGCACAaacaactgttttatttttcagaaaaggTCCAGACTTCTGAACATCTGAAGACCGCACTATTGGTTTTGGTGGCTTGTCCGTGCAGAGATTTGACTTTGTCTCAGCCTCTGCTTGTTTTCTTAAACAGGGCAAAAAGGTCCAGTTCGTCTCCACAACGCCACACAGACTCAGGAAGAGACTGACAGGTGAGTCCGACCCGTTACGAGTAGGTAAAACGAATGTCAATTCGATATCATCTAAACTCGCTCCGTGTTTTCAGCTCCGAGCCTTCGGTCAGACAGCGACAGTGAGCTCTCACCCTCGGACTCTGGGGAGGAGGAAGACGAGGAGAACGATGGGCTTGTGGaagagcagaaagcaaaaaaagagGACAAGGAGAGCTTAAAAAACCCAAGAACTCCCAGAAGAGGTTTATCTGCAACTCTCGATAAGACTCCTGCTAAGAAGAGCAAGAACACACAAGAAGCTCTCAACCAGCCCACCATGATCGAGGACTATTTCGAGGCTCACGGCAGCTCCAAAGTCTTGACATCAGACCGCACCCTCGAGCGTTTACACACCCCCAAACTTGACAGGGTCTGTTAATGATAGCCAGTAAATgagctgttttttgtttatagctTAGGCTAAatttgactttctttttttttttcttctccccaTTTTTGCAGGAGACTTTGGTTTGTCTTTTAGAAGGAAAAACCTCCTCTTATTCGAAAGAGATCCAGCAGCtgcacaacaaacacaaaaagcacTTTAACAAATGGATGTTGCAGTTACAGTAAGTGTCGTTGCGGGTTTTTCGCAGGCAGTCTTATTAATGGTGAAACATTTGAGTACAAAAAACCGAAAGTCTGTGGCTGTTTGTGTGTTAGGTTGGGATTCAGTGTGCTGGTCTACGGTTTGGGCAGCAAAAAAGCTCTGCTGGAGGACTTCAGGGTGTCTCATTTATCTCAAGAGATCCACCTCGTGGTCAACGGATTTTTCCCCTCCATTACTCTTAAATcagtcagtgtttttttttttttttttttttttttaaataaatccctTTATTATGCTTTGTTTGACGACTCCTGCGTCTTTATCATGACAACGCTGTGATTTTATTTCAGATATTAAATGCGCTGACATGTGAGGTTCTGGAGCACCAGGGAAGTTTCCGGACACCCTCGGATCAGATCCAGTTCGTCACTCAGACTCTCAGAGACAGTGAGTGCTCGTGTGAATTGTAGCTCTTGAGATGATGTTGGAATGCTGTGTTTTACATTTCCAACACGTGCCCACAGGCCCAGATCTCCACGTGTACTTGCTCATCCATAATATCGACGGACC
The sequence above is drawn from the Odontesthes bonariensis isolate fOdoBon6 chromosome 14, fOdoBon6.hap1, whole genome shotgun sequence genome and encodes:
- the orc2 gene encoding origin recognition complex subunit 2; the encoded protein is MSVLEVKFIGDGDVLEHIVDKQEGVQSSGGSAQRMVTFKSPAGRRGCREEEQHDADENGILDEQNYIQALGTHHAEEDEDGLSKVAGSSIFTFQKVRRGHSMAQTASDLARTPGKSVSFSATPNVEPSTPSRTGRNHRGESRTPQKGKKVQFVSTTPHRLRKRLTAPSLRSDSDSELSPSDSGEEEDEENDGLVEEQKAKKEDKESLKNPRTPRRGLSATLDKTPAKKSKNTQEALNQPTMIEDYFEAHGSSKVLTSDRTLERLHTPKLDRETLVCLLEGKTSSYSKEIQQLHNKHKKHFNKWMLQLQLGFSVLVYGLGSKKALLEDFRVSHLSQEIHLVVNGFFPSITLKSILNALTCEVLEHQGSFRTPSDQIQFVTQTLRDSPDLHVYLLIHNIDGPMLRGEKAQSALGQLASLPNLHLVASLDHINAPLVWDQFKQSQFNWLWWECVTFQHYTEETSYENSLLVQQTGALALSSLTHVLRSLTPNARGIFKLLVGFQLENKDNPSYTGLSFQDFYQRCREAFLVNSDLTLRTQLTEFRDHKLIRTRKGADGVEYLVVAVDASTLTDFLENEEGD